One window of the Epinephelus moara isolate mb chromosome 22, YSFRI_EMoa_1.0, whole genome shotgun sequence genome contains the following:
- the cfap300 gene encoding cilia- and flagella-associated protein 300: MAGEKCAFEQTFSFSPLPSKKPSFLQDRDTLTLLMKWSMLGRISAQCYSFDQCFYPYSSEKFVQCFFRDPNVVSSLRRMEAGAWVPLDKPVVSVDVEQVLCTKVSMDLFDPIYSCGILRPSGHVVKCFHDVYPDYDELRQMLQEKDSEQYYVVGNEERGEFLFRLFKHLCFGGELCQYEDTIEPYISTTKQIYKDLISVQKDPETKKISVLSTVLKVCAYDESGLCYPGRREEEQTFAYLIVDPLKRHVTVFYHCYGVGNFTL, from the exons ATGGCAGGAGAGAAATGCGCGTTTGAgcaaactttttcttttagtCCTCTCCCCTCCAAGAAGCCCTCCTTCCTACAGGACCGAGACACTTTAACACTGTTAATGAAATG GTCCATGCTTGGGAGGATTTCAGCTCAGTGTTACAGCTTTGACCAGTGCTTTTACCCCTACAGCAGTGAAAAGTTTGTACAG TGTTTCTTCAGAGATCCCAATGTGGTATCCAGTCTGAGAAGGATGGAGGCCGGAGCCTGGGTGCCTCTTG ACAAGCCAGTGGTGTCTGTTGATGTGGAGCAGGTGCTGTGCACTAAGGTCTCCATGGATCTGTTTGACCCAATCTACTCTTGTGGGATCCTGAGACCCTCTGGACATGTAGTTAAATGCTTTCATGATGTCTACCCCGACTATGATGAACTCAGACAG ATGCTGCAGGAAAAGGACTCTGAGCAGTATTATGTGGTTGGGAACGAGGAGCGAGGAGAGTTTCTGTTTCGACTCTTTAAGCACCTGTGTTTCGGAGGAGAGCTCTGTCAGTACGAAGACACTATCGAGCCTTACATCAGCACCACAAAACAAATCTACAAAGACTTGATCAG TGTTCAAAAGGATCCAGAGACGAAGAAGATCAGTGTGCTCTCCACAGTCCTCAAAGTCTGTGCTTAT GACGAGTCTGGACTATGTTACCCCGGCAGACGAGAGGAGGAGCAGACGTTTGCCTATTTGATTGTCGACCCCTTGAAACGTCACGTGACTGTGTTCTACCACTGCTATGGTGTAGGAAACTTCACACTGTGA